In Aquila chrysaetos chrysaetos chromosome 24, bAquChr1.4, whole genome shotgun sequence, the genomic stretch ttttaaaaatgatactGTGATACAGTTCTCAAATAACGATGATGAATAGCACAGtccaaggaaaacattttcaacatttaCAGAAGAGGTGGATAAAGCCATCAGCACCAGGATCTGGTTGTATTAACTGCCATTCCCCTTAATTTGTAtcaattgtttttaaaacagatggaTTAGAAATAGCACTTCTGTCAAGGAATGGCCTTTCCTGTCTGGGACGATCAAAAGTTTTCTCAATCATCAGATATGTTCTTTGCTGATAAAATGctcttaatgtattttaagaaactctgagagaaagaaatacagtcaGGAATGTAAGTTATATACACCGTTAGTTCCTGGCCATacctggaaagcagaagaaatgtggATTTCTCTGTACCCCACGAATTGCCCCACTCTGGGGAGGCTCGAGAGCTGAAGCCACAGCCCTGAAAGCATCTTACTGCGGCCCCAGcctcccaagaactgaatcatCTCCTGAGGTCTTGTAGTAGAGGAGTGCAGGCGGAAAAAGCAACACGCTGGGGGCCGTTTGGTGCCTGCCAAGGGAGAGAGAGTGGGACAGGGCTTGTGCTCTTCTGCTGTTGTGTAAATCCCAAAGGAGGGGAGCGGGACCCCACTAGCCTCACAGTTTGGACGCCCCCAGGACTGGCTGGGACTCCTAACCAGCATCTGCTCTTGGCGGTGCCCAAATCCCCATTTTAGCATGGCACAAATGTTCAGGGGTACACAGGCCCTGAAATCGCTGTCAGACTCCGGGGCTGCCGCTCCTGTTTTCCGTTTGCAGATCCTCTTTAAACAATTACTCCCCCATGAGGTGGCATCACTTCTTCGACAAGCACCGAGCACCCAATTTAGCcctaaaagaaacagtaaatacGGTTTACAGCCGGCGACCACCCATCACCACACCTGCAGACAAGGTGTCGCCCACCACGAAGGTGCAAGGTGGGCACTGGGAGCTAGTGGTGCAGGCTGTGCTCCCAGGCACTGGTTGGTGGTCATCTGtagggtggtggtgggggggtggtgttaAGCTGGGGCACCCCGGGGTGGTGGCAGACACCCAGGGTCGGGGGCATGGCTGGAGCTGCGGACTcgagggggagggggagagggttGACGCAGGCATCGGCACCGGGGAAGTGCTcaggggggctgtgggtgcaAGAGAGTCGCTACTGTGAGGGCCAATTGCCTCGGAGCCCCTCATTACTGGGAGGACTGTGGGGTGGTGCAAGTACCTTGGAGGTCCACGTTACTGGGAGGACTGGTGGAAGGAGGCAATCATCCCAGGGGCCCTTGTTACTGggaggactggggggggggggggtaatgGCCTCAGAGGCCTTCATTAccgggagggctggggggcaaTTACCTCAGAGGTCCGTTACTGGGAGGACTGGGGACCCAGTTACCCCACAGGCCCTCATTACTGGGAAGACTAGGGGGGGAAATCCCCCCAGAGGCCCTCATTACTGTGAGAGGACAATTACCTCAGAGGTCCCTGTTACTGGGAGGACTGGGGACCCAATTACCTCAGAGGCCCTCATTagtgggagcactggggagccAACTACCTTAGAGGCCTTTGTAGCTGGGAGGACTGGGGGGCAATGACCTCAAAGACCCCCGTTACTGGAAggactgggggcggggggaaatcCCCTCAAGTGCCCTCCTTACCGTGAGCGGGCAATTACCTCAGAGGCCCTCGttactggggcggggggagaatCCCCCCAGGGGCCTCGTACCGGGAGGACTGGGGGGCGGCTACCCGCCGGTACCGGGGCTGTTCTTACTGGGAAAACCGGGGCGGGTGGGTGGAGGTCACCCCACGACGGCACACAGCGCTACCCCCTGCGCCCGCCGCCGTGACGTCAGAGGGACGCGCCGGCAGCGGCGCGGCCGGGTGACGTCATGGTCtcgcgcggggcgggcgggggcggcgctgtccccgctgtccccgcGGCCCCGCTGCGGCCCCGGGCGGGACATGGCCCCGCGCGGCCGCCCCGACGCCGCCGCCATGCCCAAGAGGGGCGCCCGCAAACGCCTCAAGTTCCGGGCCGACGACGTGTGCTCCGAGCGCGGTGaggaccgggccgggccgggccgggccgggccgggggcggggaggggggggaccgaggggagcggggcccgggccggggcccggTCCTGGCGGGGGAAGACGGCCTGCTCTGGCCGGAGAGGAGGGACTGGGCCTGGGTTGGGGCCTGAGGGACGAAGTGGCCTCGCCCGACGGGCCGGGGCTTGGCCTGGGTGAGGGGAGGTGAGGAGGGGTCCAGTCTCAGCCGGGAGGTGAGCCGGGCCCACTCGGGCTTGTGGAGCGGGAGAGTGAGCTGCCTCCGGCTGGAGGTGGGGGGATCTGGCGTGGGCTGGGAATGAGCCGTCTTGGTCTGTGAAGGAGGAGCCTGGGCCTAGAGGATCAGCCGGGCTTGAGTTAGGCTGTGTGTGAGGGGGGGTGCGGGCTTTGGCGTTGGTGGAGGTGGAGGCAGAAGGAgacctgggctgggctgggcaggggggtACAGTCCCTGGGCCTGGTAGACTGGTGGGCTGGGGTAGAGGCCTGCTGGGGGCTCCTGGCCTGCCGGGGCTCCTTCTGCTTGTGCATCTCCTGCTCAAGCCTCTGTTCCTATCAGGAGCGTCCCCTTGAGGGATCGTGGCTCTTGGACCTTCTGTCCCCTCCCCTATAATCCATAATCCCACTGACGCCCTGTTTCCCGACTCTCCTGCAGTGACGGTGGCAGATTATGCTAACTCAGACCCAGCTGTCGTGAAATCTGGACGGGTGAAAAAAGCTGTGGCCAATGCAGTTCAGCAGGAAGGTGAGTCTATACTGGGGaccctgccttccccaggctgcCTCCCCATTTTGCTGGTCTCTGCATGACGTAGGAAACTCCCCTTCCGTGGCCTGAGAAAATCTGTCTCATTTAGTGCCTGACAATGAGTCTGTGTTCCTCTGCAGAATCAGGTGTTTAGGATCTTAGACAAGAGGTTTTGCAGAAAGCCTGTTGGAAGTCCAGTAAGAATTGCTGAGTCTTTGTTAGTGCCTGAAATGGAAGGCCTTTCCCACTAATCGTTGTGTGTTATCTCCTgtttgaagcagaaaataacatgatAGGAGTCTTTATTACTTCATATAAAACTGTAGACAATTTTATTAGCAGATAAAATTCTTTGCAGTGGGAATAAGGTTATGATAGTTCTGGCAAACGTGTTCCCCTCCCATGCTGCAAGCTGCAAGGAGGTCTTTTGAGGGTGTTGCTGTTCCCCTGGTGAACTGTATAAACAAGCAGTTTCCGGGAAAGgtattcaaatattttgttatcTACTTCCTCCTTGGTTTTTAGCTGCTTGGAGCAGTCTGAACTAACACGCCCTGTTTGCTTCAGAAATGTTAATGTTTAGGCATCAACTCTTAAATGTAGCTGGTTGCACTTGTTGGAGGTGAATGTTATTACATTGACAGTGATGGCTGAACCCTTTGTATAGGAAAACTCTTGTTATGTTGCTGAAATCTTACCCATTTAACGAAAATATGTTCTTTGCGTGAGTGCCTGTCATGTAACTGTACAGGGCAGTGGCACTGGTGAATATACTTTTTAGCCCTACTTCACAAGCTTTTAAGATCAGGGCACCTCCCTCTTGTTGCCTCCTTTCTAATAGGCTGGGGGCCTCTCCCTTCCCATTCCTGCTCCTGTTCACCCTTCTGTATTCCTTCTGAGGCACTGCCTCAAAGTATTGCACTTCAGCATCATACCTGGCAAACTCTGTtgtcttttcttcattcctGCTCCACCCTGAGTCCTTGCATCCAGCATCACCTGCTTTGGCCAGCTTAACCCCTCTCCTAAAATCCTACTCTGTTTCTGGCTCACCTCCACGCTATCTAGATGACTCCGGGTCACAGCAGTTCCCTGCTCACCCCTTTCTCAGGTCTTTGCAGGGCAGAGTCACTGGGGCTTTCCCCTCCTTATGCGGGGATCCTCGGGatctctcctccccagccccagggctgtgctACAGCCTTATCTGGTGCAGTCATGACGCATGCTATGGCCTTATCTGGTGCAGCTTGCCATGGCATGGGGACAGCAGGCAGCCGGGAGGAGACGGCAGCCTCTGCCCAGGAAGCTTTAGCCTTTGGCCTTGCTCACCTCCTGTCTCTTGGCTGCAAGTAAACATCGCACTGTGTGTGACTGCCAGCGAGCAGGGAGCTTCACAGAGAGGGGAACAAAGGCCAGGTGGAATTTTCctgagcttttttcctccccatccctaACCCCCAGGGATGGGGTGGAGATTATGGCTGTGAGATGAGGAGAGGGTGCCTCTCTGCAAGATTGCAATGCAGTGTGATTCAGTGTGTGAACAGACTTGTGTTGTCAACTCAGATGTTGATCTTTCCTTTGCAGAGTGAGGGTTTCTTTTCCCAAACCCCTCTCTGAGTCTCTGTCAGTTGTTGTCCTCTCTTGCTTGGCTGTATTTGATGTCATAACTTACTGCTATTTGTGTTGCcgtttatttctctttatttttgccTGTAAAAGGTCATGTAGAGAGGGCAGTACAATTTGACAGTGAGGGATACCACTGTCGTGAATGCATACACTTTACAGAGTAAACTGTGCAAAGCAAGGTAGAACTGGTTTAGGAAAGCACTGAAAGTATCTCTAGTCAGTGGGTACAGTCAAGCTCTATCTTAAGACTCTCTTTCCATCTGCTGTTTTACTGTTTCAGAACCTTGTTCTGTGGTTAGAAATGAGAACATCTCTCACCTGAATTTATTTACGGTCagttcctgattttttttttttttttttcttgctactcTGTCCCTTTAATTCAAATAGCACATCTTGCTCTCCAGTGGCTCTGGTGACTGTAACTATGATGTATAAAACCTTCCTGGGCTGCAGTTTGTGCTAGGTTAGAAAAGCTCAAGCAGTGCAAGCCTCCTCTGGCATGGTTAGGTGCCTCTTGGTAGAAGTCCTTTTTTTCACCCAGCGCATTAGGTTGAAATTCAACTTTCTTGAATGAATTTTACAGACTATTTGCAAAGCTTTGGTAATGCTGTTACAATGCTGGTCTCTCTATGACAATGTCTTATGCAGCTGTAACGTAGGACCGcacctttctttttcaagacTGTCATTACTGCCTCACGTGGATTTTTCTGCCCCAGTGAGCCCTCAGTTTACAgatcaagttttaaaaataatatttcctaACAGGGATGGGTCTAAACATCTCCacagagggaggggggaaaaaaaaaaaaaaaagacaactgatTCGACTTGCTGTTTTCCTCATCAGGCCAGAGTCTTTCCCTTCACTAAATTCTAGGATAAGCAGAGCTCCTGTATGCTTGGCACTGAGTTATATCGCTGATGGATTGTGTGTCATCAGCCACAGGATCTCTTTATCCTGTGGAGAAGGGAGTGTATCTTCTCTGTGTTCATACAACAATTACAGAGTAGGTGCTGGCTCTATACAGGCTGAACGGTGGTCATGCCAGGAAGCTCTGGTATGCAGGAAAACCAGTTAACACTGTAGAAAAAGAACCTGTTGTTTTATTCAGAGCTGTAAACAGCTTCAGCTAAACCGATGGGATCATCTGCATAATGTGCTTGTAATCGTCCTCATTGTTCATTCTTTAAAACACGAAGCTGAATAATTATGTTTCCAATTCACTCACCCCTGCTAATCTTTCTCTGACAAGGTAATCCTGGGGCCCAGGATTTACTTGCTTGTGTCACTCACCAGAAAGCTTTAATGCAGTTAGCATTCCTAGCAGTGGCTGTGGCAGTGGTTCCACTGAAGTATGTCCTGAACTTGGAtcacctttttctctctgctagTACGGTTACTGTGTCGTTGCTTGTCATTCTAGTAAAATCCCTCTGTGGTTTGGAAGCTTCGTGTGTTCCTGCTGAGGAAGTTCTCTCCGTGTCAGGAGAGTCTTGCGACAGCAGCGATGAAATGGATACAAAGGAAAGCATCAATGGGCGAGCTGCGTctagaaaaaagaagagcaaaaggcACAAAGGTATGGTCGCCAGCCTCTCCTGGGGCGCTCTGTGTGGGCTGCTTCTGcatcttctgtgtgtgtgatgTTAGTGCTTGCTTATTTACAGGCTAGTCACGGGGCTCTTCGGGGCATTCTGCAACTTGTATGTGCACAAAGAAATGTCAAGGgttaaatcacttttaaatctgCTGGGACTTGGTCAGAGGTGGTGTCTTTTCACAAAGGCAGAGCCTTGGGCATGAAATCAAAGCCTGAGTGCTTGTTGCTTTCAATAAACTTTTCTCAACCTTGGTAAATGAATGCTGCTCTTAAAGTTGTGAAACTTTGCCACTGGACATGTTACTTCATTGAACACATCTTGGTGAAAGCAGGGtttgctttggagaaaaaacaatgctgCTGTCTGTGATGCATTTGTTGGCAAAATCCAAGCTCTGTCTTCCAGATGTTTCCAAGGCTGTGGTTTGTTACAAATGAGTTTAGAGGGCTCTTCTTCCAGCAAGCAAGTGAAGTTGGCCCTGGTGGCATCATAGTAAGTTAATTCCAGGGAAATGTATCCTTCAGCATTTACACTTTGTGCAACTCTATAGAAAGCAAGTCGCAATGCAGTGTAAGGAGCAAACTGTTCTACTGCACTGTGGAATCCTGCAGGAGTTTCTAATAACAAGTTGCTTTCAAGTTGCGAAACAAATTTTAACTTGGTTTCTTGAGCTTAAGAAAAACTTAACTTTATTAATGTTGATACTAAGTTATGTAATGCATCAACATCCACCATGGACTGTAGGTGCACAGTACTCCTCTGGGATAGGAGTTTAATCTCTTTTATTAAGACATCTTTCAGAATCCTGAGTAAATAAGAATATCTGAGTGGCTAGAGTTACAGGAGTTATGAGTCTGGAAAGACAGTATTCTGTTCTATGACAACCTTGTCTTACTTATTTCTGCTACAtgtttaaggaagaaaaaatgtaatagaCCAACGATGCTTCTGGCTGCACTCTGCCTTTCAGCAGTTGTGTAGTTTGATGGCTTCTTGAGTCAGAGCTGAAACAGCAAAGTGGATGTTACAGCCCATTGTGGGTATGCCTGCCATAAATCTGTAGTGATGTAGGGAAGTGATCACATCGAGACCTTTCTTTGGCAATGGCCGTAGCAATTATCACATGAGGATAAAATACTGCCCTTTGTTATTAACCTGCTGTCTCAGGATTAGATCTGGCACCTTCAAGTTCTTAAACACCTCCTTTATGCCACTTGTTCACAAACCTCATAGCAGTGTTTTCTGTTAGCAATGTGTACAAgttgtatgttttctttctcctttcttcatgTTCCTAATGCTTGGTATTGTTTAGctatttatgttttttaaaagttttttttttccctaaagttGGAGCAATGTCTGTGGAAAAACATGTGGTGTTAAAAACACCGCAGAAATGAAAGGAGTTTCTGAACCTTCAGTTCTGGTTGAGCAGTTCTGACACCTCTGAGAGCGAGAACAGGCCATTCTGTTCATCTGAATTGCATTAAAAGTTTCCCATCCAGGAAGCTTTAATGAAATTACAGatttaagaaaagcagctgattaGCCAGTTGAAGAAGAGAATTGCTTGCCCACCTTAGCAGAGCTCCTACAAAAATATTGCGACCATTTGAGCAAAGACTTGGCAAGCTTGGCAATGTCTTAATGTTCAGGGACTTCTAGTGTAAAGCATTTTTTGACGACAGTCAAAACAGTCTTGATAAAAATGCATGAGCCTGGCCCTCCTTTACATAAAGTTGCCTCTGTATTTGCCatccaatttttatttctccacttAAGTGTTATCTTTCAGCTGTGAAAGGGTCAAGCATTGAAACAGGGTCCAGAAAGGCTGTGGGGTTTCCATCCTTGGATACAGTCAGAACTTGATTGGGCAAGATCCTCAACAAAATGATCTAATTCAGCCTGCTTTGAGCTGGGCTgtttggactagagacctccagagAATGCTTTCAGCCCGAATTATTCTTTGAATCTTCCACTTTGCATACTTGTGCAAACAGTGCAGCAGGGATAAATGATGGCATGTATCCAGCAAAGGGAAAGTGTAATGGTTGTGCGGATGGGCAAGTGCATGCTGATGAAAACCGGTAGCTGTGATAATGAAGATGTACTAACTTGGGCTTGTTTAGCTGactgtgtgtatatacatatttcaGCTGCTTACCCTGTGCTACCGGTAGTAAAGCACATGCCTCTAGATGTGACTTGATAAAAGACGTTATTTACTAAACTAACATACCTTCATTGCCTTTAGAAAATCCTGATGGGGGTGGCGGAGAAGAATACCCCATTGATATCTGGCTGTTGTTGGCTTCCTACATTCGCCCTGAAGACATTGTCCGGTTTTCTTTGATTTGCAAGAAAGCCTGGACTGTCACCTGCACTGCCGCCTTTTGGACCAGGCTCTACAGAAGGTGAGACTCTAGAGAGTTTTTAAACTATTTGTAGGAGGCTTCAGCAGTGAtcagctggctgcagagctgtaaATAAGGGAATAATTCCCTATAAGCTAGGGTCCTATAATGTTTGCGTATTGACATGGTGTTGCGGGCCTCATTTGGCAAGGGGTTGTGGTATATTGCATCCTCTTTGGATCTGGAAATGGATCTGTGTGGCATATTCCTGTATGCTCTGTATAAAATCTCAAAGCATCgtgtgcttttctgcttcttgtggCCTACACGCTCTTATCTGACAGTGTGCTTTGTGTGTAAAGCACTCCAAGTGCTTACGGTAAGGTCAGCGCCGTTACCTTACTGAAAGGCAGGCAAACATCACTGATAGAAAACTTACCCTGCCTCAAGCTTTGATCATGGCCACCTTCCTGTAATTGGGGTGGCCTGAGAGAAGCTAAGGCATTTTGCAGCTGTCTCGGTGGCAGAAGTAAGTTACAAATAAAGTAagggaagaagagcaaagagGTGGTCAAAACTTGAAACAAAGCCTTCTGTCCTGGTGTATGTCACTTGGACTTTCCTTCAGGACAGAACACTTTCTTTACATTTCTATATCTGTTGCCCAGGAGGCGCAAGCAGCGGGAGTACAGAGCAAATAGCAGCCATGGTCATCCTTGCCCCTGTTGTAGCGTGAAGTTTCCTAGCGAAGGCTCCTTTGGCATCTGAGCAAAGAATGACCCTTGAGCGCAGGCATTCAGACTGCTCAGGCAGTTGCCTGCAAGCATGCAGTCAAGCTCAGCTAAAGTGAGTCCTTGAGAACCTGCAGGAATCTGCAGGCCGTTTTGCATCCTGCAGCTAAAACACCATCTGGTCTCTCTGGGCAAACTATCTGCAAGGAATTATTGGGGACTTGTAGCATGGTATGCTTATGTGTATGCTGGAAACCTGTCTGATGCAGGTAAAGTCCTTGAGACTGTCATTTGATTTCATGTAGAGCAGTACAACACCCTTGAAGCACTCAGAGTTGACAAGAGGTCCTCTGATCAATCACATGTTCAGTTTTCTCTCAACATTGATCTCTTCATAGCTCTCTTCTGCACATGTCTGACATTCTGACCCTTCAGcatgtgttgggttttgttgttggcttTTCAGGCACTACAGTCTGGATGCGTACCTGCCTCTCCGCTTGCGGCCAGAGTCCATGGAGAAGCTGCACTGTCTCCGTGCGTGTGTCATCCGGTCACTGTACCACATGTATGAGCCTTTTGCGTCTCGAGTCTCCAGGAATCCAGCTATTCCAGACAGTACTCccagcactttaaaaaattccAGAGTAAGTGGAATCACTAAGGAAGTTGGATATGTCTGAGATgttgctctttctgttttttttgttctctttctagaagaaaaattgaTGTTTAGATGGTTGCCAGTGAAGCTTGGGTGTAGGATGATTACTAACTCtgaataatgatttttaaaagtatgctGGTTACTTGTATCTGTATAGTTGCTACTGCAGAGGATTCTAGTTACTCTTCTGGGTAACTTCTGCCTAAGTCCTACCACAACATCTTTGTAATCAGCAAAAAGGCATTTGCTTCACTGAATGTCAGAACTGCTAGGGATATTTgcagctctcccctcctccactGCAAATTTGTTGCTGAAAGGAGGTTGCAATAGAATCAGCTTTTAtatcttctgctttattctgaCACTGTCTGCCAGAATACATGTTTTCTCCGTAGCAGGCATCTGGAGAGATCAGAAGTGACACTGATAGCCTCTGAAAGGGAGTCATTTCATACTACATTCCTGTAGGTCATCCATCGTCTTTGGTGTCTGGGCGAGGGAGGGTAGTGAGGTTGTGAGCATGGCAAATGTGCAGAGCCAATGTCTGCTTTGGGACTGGGGCTGCAGTTGTGTTGGGCTGTAAAGGGTTTGTCTCTGGTGTGGGCAGGCAATTCCCTTTGCTATCCCAGCTTGGAGCACTTGCATATCCATTCCTTCTTAATTGCTGTTGACCATTAACTCTGAAATGCCTTTG encodes the following:
- the TMEM183A gene encoding transmembrane protein 183A isoform X1; the protein is MAPRGRPDAAAMPKRGARKRLKFRADDVCSERVTVADYANSDPAVVKSGRVKKAVANAVQQEVKSLCGLEASCVPAEEVLSVSGESCDSSDEMDTKESINGRAASRKKKSKRHKENPDGGGGEEYPIDIWLLLASYIRPEDIVRFSLICKKAWTVTCTAAFWTRLYRRHYSLDAYLPLRLRPESMEKLHCLRACVIRSLYHMYEPFASRVSRNPAIPDSTPSTLKNSRCLLFWCKKIEGNRQEAMWEFNFKFKKQSPRFKSKCCKGLQPPIQYEEVHTNPDQDCCLLQITTFNFIFVPIVMGMTFTLFTINVSTDMRHHRVRLVFQDAPVRNGKKPRLDQGVQVVLDPVHSVRLLDWWHPQYPFSPKA